Proteins encoded within one genomic window of Rhipicephalus microplus isolate Deutch F79 unplaced genomic scaffold, USDA_Rmic scaffold_16, whole genome shotgun sequence:
- the LOC119166662 gene encoding uncharacterized protein LOC119166662, with product MNLKWIELYPDFQVDVPQPCGQTREGRLQADKAKELQEALDAEQQTVAKETRVYVRSADCSSYQNHGFEDMEAFSQNMDKSVAKRIQMLAREGITSVSDVKNCLHYYVHDVLFANKEKPDSSCRAFFPTHLDISNQIQAVLKKDRFSTVDQENARIIIEKIRGEQTESSVVYRPYAARSFVGNSDSDNVEEGVASECEDTLLFCFQTKFMRSMLKKYVGSVVCLDATHKTTDYALPLFLLVVKTPSGYTPAGVFIIQFETAHCIAEALDGFKQWCDNWSPQYWMVDYSKAEISTIKQVFPESQISICDFHRLQAWQRWLRRKENSISNPDEALRLMKHVASASNQHDFYKVVEVLVDSKYWKNERFRSYFEV from the exons ATGAATTTGAAGTGGATTGAGTTGTACCCAGATTTCCAG GTGGATGTGCCCCAGCCATGCGGACAGACAAGAGAGGGTCGTCTGCAAGCCGACAAGGCCAAGGAGCTGCAGGAGGCACTTGACGCAGAGCAGCAGACTGTGGCCAAAGAGACGCGGGTATATGTTAGGAGTGCCGACTGCAGTTCCTATCAAAACCATGGTTTCGAGGACATGGAAGCTTTCAGCCAAAACATGGACAAGAGCGTTGCTAAGCGAATTCAGATGTTGGCAAGAGAAGGCATTACTTCTGTATCAGATGTGAAAAATTGCCTTCACTATTATGTGCACGACGTACTTTTTGCGAACAAGGAGAAGCCTGATAGCAGCTGCAGGGCCTTTTTCCCAACACATCTTGACATCAGCAACCAGATCCAAGCTGTGCTTAAGAAAGACCGCTTCAGCACAGTTGATCAAGAGAATGCTAGAATTATAATTGAAAAGATCAGGGGTGAGCAAACCGAATCCTCCGTTGTCTATCGGCCGTATGCAGCACGCAGCTTCGTGGGTAACAGCGACTCGGACAACGTGGAAGAGGGCGTTGCCAGCGAGTGTGAAGACACGTTGCTGTTTTGCTTCCAAACAAAATTCATGAGGAGCATGCTTAAAAAGTACGTAGGCTCAGTAGTTTGCCTGGACGCAACGCACAAGACGACTGACTATGCCCTACCACTTTTCTTGCTTGTCGTGAAAACACCGTCGGGATACACACCAGCTGGTGTGTTTATCATACAGTTCGAGACGGCCCACTGTATCGCTGAGGCTTTAGATGGTTTCAAGCAGTGGTGTGACAACTGGTCCCCACAATACTGGATGGTGGATTATAGCAAGGCAGAAATAAGTACCATCAAGCAAGTGTTTCCAGAGAGTCAAATCTCCATCTGTGACTTCCATAGACTACAGGCATGGCAGAGGTGGCTGCGCAGGAAAGAAAACAGCATATCCAATCCAGATGAGGCCCTGAGACTCATGAAACACGTAGCCAGTGCTTCAAATCAGCATGACTTTTACAAAGTGGTTGAAGTCCTTGTTGACTCCAAgtattggaaaaacgaaagattccGCAGTTACTTTGAAGTGTGA